A stretch of DNA from Desulfurella amilsii:
AAAAACTTTGTAGAAAAAATATTGGTTGATAACGGTGTATATAGAAACCACATTGATGATATAAATAACTTGGTATTAGAATTAGAAAAATATTTAGGAAAAAAATTAAAGGTAGGTTTGAATGAAGTGTTTACTACAGCGCGTTAGCTATGCTAAAGTTTACATTGAAAATAAGCTATACTCGCAAATAGATAAAGGTTTATTAGTGCTTGTTTGTTTTTGTGTAAATGACACAAGGCAAAACATAGAATTAATGGTAAAAAAAATCATTAATTTAAGGATTTTTGAAGACAATAATAAAAAATTTAACTTCTCGCTTAAAGATATCAATGGCTCTATAATGCTTGTTAGTCAATTTACACTTGCAGCAGATACAAAAAAAGGCAATAGGCCGTCTTTCTTTGAGGCAATGGAGCCAAATAAAGCCATAGAATTTTATAACGAAATGATCGAACAATTCAAAAACAACAATATAGAAATACGCACTGGAATCTTTGGAGCTTCTATGAGGATAGAGTTAACAAATGACGGCCCTGTTACAATAATGCTTGAAAACTAAATGGGCTCTAAATTTGGTTTAGAGCCCAAAATGCATCAACTTACTCAATTACAACTAATTTTGAATCAGCGGCTATATTTTCTCCTTCTTTCACAAACAGCTCTTTTACTTCGCCACTCTTTGGTGCCTTAATTTCGTTTTGCATTTTCATTGCCTCAAGTATGAGTAGTATATCGCCTTCTTGCACACTATCACCAACAGCCACTTTAACGCTAATTACTCTACCTGGCATCTCTGACTTTAATACTTGTTTGCCTTCCACAGCACCACCGCCTCTGCGCTGTAACAATTTTGCTTTCATTTCATCTATAACATTTATTTTAAACAAGTCACCTTCTGTTAATACATGATAGTTATTTTCACCTTTATAATCAATATCTGCTTCAAAAGACTCATTGTTTATTAGCAAAGAATAAACACTACCTTCTGTTAACCTTGCATCTACCACATAAGATTTATCATCTATGTGAACTTCAAATTTATTAGCTTCAAGCTCTTTAACAAGCACTTTGTATTCAACATCATCCATTTTTACTAAATAAGCCATACGTTTCTCCTTAATTTTTTTTAAGAGGTCTTATAAATATCACCTAAACTCAAACCCAGCATTGCAGTCCTTTTGCCTGCCTCTTTCCAAGGACTTCCTGCGCCGCATGTTTCTTTGAATATTAAAAGTTTGTTCTCAAGTGATTTTTCTCTTAAGCGCTCTGCGATAGCAGCAGCCGCAATTGCAGCTACAGAAGAGCCCTCTCGTGGTTGTAGTTTTTCTAAAACTTCTTTATCAACAAAATCCGTGCTTATGTTACCATCGATAAAATCTTGATTTCTAAGCACTTTTTGATGAAATGGAATGGTCGTTTTAATACCTTTTACAATAAATTCGCTCAAAGCCCTCTGCATTCTGGCTATTGCTGCATTTCTATCCTTTGCCCAAGTAAGCAATTTTGCAGCCATTGGGTCATAATAAATAGGTATTTCTGCGCCTTCATAAACACCTGTATCTACCCTCACACCAGGGCCACCAGGCAACCTTAAACCTTCAATAATACCAGGGGAAGGCATAAAGTTTTTATCCGGATCTTCGGCATAAATTCTACATTCAATTGCGTGGCCATATTGTTTTATCTCCTCTTGCTTTATTGGCAAAGGCTTTCCTTCTGCTATGCCAATTTGCAATTTTACTATATCAATGCCTGTAACAAGTTCGGTTACAGGATGTTCCACCTGGACTCTTGTGTTTACTTCAAGAAAATAAAAATTCATATCCTTATCTACTAAAAATTCAACTGTGCCTACACTATCATAATCTGCAGCTGCAACTGCCCTAACGGCAGCTTCTCCCATTTTATGCCTTACTTCGTTGTTTATTGCCATTGAGGGGGACTCTTCTATAACTTTTTGATGTCTTCTCTGAATCGAACATTCTCTTTCGAATAAATGTATACCTGTGCCGTATTTATCGCGCGCAATTTGAACCTCAACATGTCTAGGTTTTTCTATTGCTTTTTCTATATACATCCTATCATCACCAAATGCATTCAATGCTTCACCTTTGGCTAAATCATACATTGCCTTAAATTCATCTTTTGAGTTTATAAGTCTCATGCCTTTCCCGCCGCCACCACCTGAAGCTTTAAACATAATAGGGTATCCTATCTCGTCTGAAATTCTTAAAGCATCATTTAAGTCTTTCACTGGATCTTTCATACCTGGCACAATAGGTACACCGGCTTGTGACATTTTTTGCCTTGCGCGTGTTTTATCACCAAGTATATACATTGACTGTGTATTTGGACCTATAAATGTAATATTGTTTTTATTGCATGCATTTACAAATTCAGAATTTTCTGCCAAAAAACCGTATCCTGGATGAACTGCATCACAGTTACTTTTAAGCGCTACTTCTATGATTTTATCAATTCTTAAATAACTATCAGCAGCAGGAGCAGGACCAATATAGTATGCTTCATCTGCATATCTAACATGTAAAGCATTTCTGTCCACTTCGGAGTAGACTGCTACTGTTGTGATACCCATCTCCCTACATGCCCTACATGCCCTAACGGCTATCTCGCCTCTATTTGCAATCAGTACTTTTTTAAATTTCTTATAACTAACCATTTTTCCTCCTATAGTGGAATGTTGCCATGTTTTTTAGGTGGGTTTGATTCTCTTTTATTTTTAGTTAACTCCAAAGCCTGGATAAGTTTTTGTCTAGTCTGAGCTGGATCAATAATTTCATCGATGTAACCAAGAGAAGCTGCGATGTATGGGTTTGCAAATTTTTCTCTATACATTCTAACAATTTCAGCTTTTTTTTCTACAGGATTTTCTGCTTCCTGAATCTCTCTCCTAAATAATATATTAACAGCGCCATCTGGACCCATAACAGCAATTTCTGCTATTGGGTAGGCATAATTTATATCTGCCCTAAAGTGCTTTGAACCCAACACATCATAGGCTCCGCCATAAGCTTTTCTGACAATCAATGTAATCTTTGGCACAGTAGCTTCAGCATATGCATAAAGTAGCTTTGCGCCATGAATAATAACGCCATTGTGCTCTTGCGCAACACCTGGCATATAGCCTGGCTGATCTTCAAAAGTAATGATTGGAATATTAAACGCATCGCAAAATCTAACAAACCTTGCAGCTTTTATCGCCGATTTATAGTCTAGTGCACCTGCAAAATACATAGGCTGGTTTGCAACAATACCAACGCTTCTACCACCTAGTCTTGCAAAACCGACTATAATATTTTTTGCGAAATTTTCCTGTATCTCAAAAAAATAATTTCCATCAACAACCTTTTTAATAAGATCTTTCATATTATACGGTTTGTTTGGGTCTGAAGGTATAAGATCATAAATAGACTCTTCCTGTCTATTTATTGGATCGTCTGTAGGAACAAATGGGGGATCTTCCATATTGTTTTGCGGTATAAACTGTAATAATTCTCTAACCAACATCAATGCATCTTCGTCATTTTCTGCAGCAAAGTGAGCAACTTGCGTTTTTGTTGTGTGGGCTTCAGCACCACCAAGCTCTTCTTTTGTGATCTTTTCACCAGTTACTGCTTCTATGACATCTGGGCCGGTAATAAACATAAAACTTGTATTCTTTACCATTATTGTAAAATCCGTTACAGCAGGTGAATATACAGCACCACCTGCCGTTGGGCCCATAATAACAGAAATTTGTGGTACAACACCAGAAAACAGTGTATTTCTTAAAAATATATCAGCATAGCCACCTAATGATTCTACGCCTTCCTGGATCCTTGCGCCACCAGAATCGTTTAAACCAATCACGGGTGCTCCAGTCTTAGCAGCTAAATCCATGATTTTGCATATTTTTTTTGCATGCATGCTAGATAAAGAACCACCAAAAACTGTAAAATCCTGGCTAAAAACATAAACCAACCTGCCATCAATTGTGCCATAACCAGTAACTACACCATCACCGTATATTTTTTGTTTTTCCATGCCAAAATCTGTGCATCTATGCACAACAAACTTATCTAGCTCAACAAAACTACCCTCATCTAACAGTAAATTAAGTCGTTCTCGTGCTGTTAATTTGCCTTGAGTGTGCTGCTTTTCAATTCTTTGCAGACCACCAGCAATTTCTGCTTCCAGCTCTTTTTCTTTGAATTCCTTTAGCTTATCTTTCATTTACTCCTCCTATAAAGAATATACAATCTTCCTAATGTATACTAAGTTTATTAAATTTTGTCAAGATTTTTGCTTATTTATTTTATAGAGTTAATAATATTTAGAACTTCTTGGGTATTTTTGCAATTATTTATATAAGAATTAATTAACTTTGCATTCTTGTAGCCACTCAAATACTTATGCGCAAATTTTCTAAACAACCTGTAAGCATATTCTCCATACTCTTCGATCATTAAATTAAAATGTCTTATCATAATAGCTTTAGTGTATTCAATGCTTCTTATACTATCCTGTTTGTTTATTAAATCTTCAAATATATAAGGTTTTTTTAAAGCAGCTTGACCTATCATGAAATATTTGCAACCAGTAATTCTTTTAACTTCTTTTAGTTTTTCGTAAGAATCAATGTCACCATTTGCCACAACGGGTATTGAAAGTTTATCACAAACATTTGCTATATGTTCATAGTCAACACTTGAGCTATAAAAAC
This window harbors:
- a CDS encoding acyl-CoA carboxylase subunit beta produces the protein MKDKLKEFKEKELEAEIAGGLQRIEKQHTQGKLTARERLNLLLDEGSFVELDKFVVHRCTDFGMEKQKIYGDGVVTGYGTIDGRLVYVFSQDFTVFGGSLSSMHAKKICKIMDLAAKTGAPVIGLNDSGGARIQEGVESLGGYADIFLRNTLFSGVVPQISVIMGPTAGGAVYSPAVTDFTIMVKNTSFMFITGPDVIEAVTGEKITKEELGGAEAHTTKTQVAHFAAENDEDALMLVRELLQFIPQNNMEDPPFVPTDDPINRQEESIYDLIPSDPNKPYNMKDLIKKVVDGNYFFEIQENFAKNIIVGFARLGGRSVGIVANQPMYFAGALDYKSAIKAARFVRFCDAFNIPIITFEDQPGYMPGVAQEHNGVIIHGAKLLYAYAEATVPKITLIVRKAYGGAYDVLGSKHFRADINYAYPIAEIAVMGPDGAVNILFRREIQEAENPVEKKAEIVRMYREKFANPYIAASLGYIDEIIDPAQTRQKLIQALELTKNKRESNPPKKHGNIPL
- a CDS encoding biotin/lipoyl-containing protein codes for the protein MAYLVKMDDVEYKVLVKELEANKFEVHIDDKSYVVDARLTEGSVYSLLINNESFEADIDYKGENNYHVLTEGDLFKINVIDEMKAKLLQRRGGGAVEGKQVLKSEMPGRVISVKVAVGDSVQEGDILLILEAMKMQNEIKAPKSGEVKELFVKEGENIAADSKLVVIE
- the dtd gene encoding D-aminoacyl-tRNA deacylase, giving the protein MKCLLQRVSYAKVYIENKLYSQIDKGLLVLVCFCVNDTRQNIELMVKKIINLRIFEDNNKKFNFSLKDINGSIMLVSQFTLAADTKKGNRPSFFEAMEPNKAIEFYNEMIEQFKNNNIEIRTGIFGASMRIELTNDGPVTIMLEN
- the accC gene encoding acetyl-CoA carboxylase biotin carboxylase subunit, with the translated sequence MVSYKKFKKVLIANRGEIAVRACRACREMGITTVAVYSEVDRNALHVRYADEAYYIGPAPAADSYLRIDKIIEVALKSNCDAVHPGYGFLAENSEFVNACNKNNITFIGPNTQSMYILGDKTRARQKMSQAGVPIVPGMKDPVKDLNDALRISDEIGYPIMFKASGGGGGKGMRLINSKDEFKAMYDLAKGEALNAFGDDRMYIEKAIEKPRHVEVQIARDKYGTGIHLFERECSIQRRHQKVIEESPSMAINNEVRHKMGEAAVRAVAAADYDSVGTVEFLVDKDMNFYFLEVNTRVQVEHPVTELVTGIDIVKLQIGIAEGKPLPIKQEEIKQYGHAIECRIYAEDPDKNFMPSPGIIEGLRLPGGPGVRVDTGVYEGAEIPIYYDPMAAKLLTWAKDRNAAIARMQRALSEFIVKGIKTTIPFHQKVLRNQDFIDGNISTDFVDKEVLEKLQPREGSSVAAIAAAAIAERLREKSLENKLLIFKETCGAGSPWKEAGKRTAMLGLSLGDIYKTS